The following is a genomic window from Thermodesulfobacteriota bacterium.
GAAGGGTCGAAGTACTCAGAATTCCTTGGGAAGACATTTAAGATTTTTTATTCTCAATCGGTAGATTACTATAGGGTTGTTCGCGCACGAACTTTACAAATAATCAGTTAGGTTTTCAGTGACTTTCCACATTCGGGACAAAAATTGCTTTTCTTAGGAATTCTAGTCCCGCAATTGAAGCAATGCAATGTGTCCTTTTCCGGTGTGGTGTTATAGTATTGCCGATTCTTTTCCAGTGCTTCATTTAATTTTTTGCCAATATCGTCACAGTGTCTTATGACTTCACTGACAAATTCAATTCTGTCTTCTTTTCCCGGAGTAATTATCGTTAGACGGGGGTCTGACCCATCCATTTCGTAAAGGGTCCTGCTGACTTCATCGAGAGGTATGTCTCTGAACAGCTTAAATGATGATGAGTTTCGTAAAATGAGAATTCTCTGGTCTGTGAGTATAAACCAGGAGTTAAAATAGGTGTTGCTATCAATCCATTTTGGAGCCTTGTAAATCGCCCTGTAATTCCTTAGAGTAAGTGATATCTCTTCACC
Proteins encoded in this region:
- a CDS encoding zinc-ribbon domain-containing protein, whose amino-acid sequence is MSKIPLITPLIGTIQGFINKLESKNFTELPQDLKESLSSYLSQGEEISLTLRNYRAIYKAPKWIDSNTYFNSWFILTDQRILILRNSSSFKLFRDIPLDEVSRTLYEMDGSDPRLTIITPGKEDRIEFVSEVIRHCDDIGKKLNEALEKNRQYYNTTPEKDTLHCFNCGTRIPKKSNFCPECGKSLKT